The proteins below are encoded in one region of Gammaproteobacteria bacterium:
- a CDS encoding Hsp20 family protein — translation MKTLDLSPLYRSSIGFDRLASLLDASLRSDQSSSGYPPYDIEVLDENQYAITLAVAGFERDELDLQLEKGVLSIRGKKHSEDAEERNFLHKGIAHRTFERKFNLADHVEVTGADLNNGLLTIQLFKRIPEAMKPRKIEIGSNPNVIEHPRNSEQAA, via the coding sequence ATGAAAACACTAGATCTATCCCCTTTGTACCGTAGCAGTATCGGCTTTGACCGTTTGGCGAGTTTACTGGATGCGTCACTACGTAGCGACCAGTCTTCCAGCGGCTACCCGCCGTATGACATCGAAGTGCTGGATGAAAATCAATACGCCATCACTCTGGCTGTGGCCGGTTTTGAGCGTGACGAACTCGACCTTCAACTGGAAAAAGGCGTGCTAAGCATTCGCGGCAAAAAGCACAGCGAAGACGCTGAAGAACGAAACTTTTTGCACAAAGGTATTGCGCATCGCACCTTTGAACGCAAGTTTAATCTGGCCGATCATGTGGAAGTCACCGGCGCCGATCTGAACAATGGCTTATTGACCATTCAATTGTTCAAGCGTATACCGGAAGCCATGAAACCCCGCAAGATCGAAATCGGTTCCAATCCGAATGTGATCGAGCATCCTCGTAATTCTGAACAAGCCGCTTAA
- a CDS encoding winged helix-turn-helix transcriptional regulator: MKDISLGKTDLKILKALQENGRIKYSELANQVGLTTSPCIERIKRLERDGYISAYTAILNPKKLNASMVVLVQVRLDRSIKNSFEKFRKAVLNLPQVQECYLVTGNYDFTIKARVSDMDAYRKFLESDLLSIAGVQESTSSVVIESIKESMALTL; the protein is encoded by the coding sequence ATGAAAGATATCTCCCTAGGAAAGACCGACCTAAAAATATTAAAGGCTTTACAGGAAAACGGGCGCATCAAATACTCAGAACTGGCCAATCAGGTTGGTTTGACCACCAGCCCGTGTATTGAGCGAATAAAACGTCTCGAACGGGATGGATACATCAGTGCTTATACGGCCATTCTTAATCCCAAAAAACTCAACGCGTCTATGGTGGTTTTGGTGCAGGTCCGACTGGACCGAAGCATTAAAAACAGTTTTGAAAAATTTCGCAAGGCGGTTTTGAATTTGCCGCAAGTACAGGAGTGCTATCTGGTTACCGGTAATTACGATTTTACCATCAAGGCGCGGGTTTCTGATATGGACGCCTATCGAAAATTCCTGGAAAGTGACCTGTTAAGCATTGCGGGGGTGCAAGAATCAACCAGTAGCGTAGTGATCGAATCGATCAAGGAAAGTATGGCGCTGACGCTTTAA
- the ald gene encoding alanine dehydrogenase: MLIGVPKEIKNHEYRAGLTPSSVLELTQRGHHVIVQTQTGIGIGLDDAEYEKAGASIVSTAKEIFERSEMIVKVKEPQPDECKMLSSGQVLFTYLHLAPDELQTRLLVESGVTAIAYETVTGPDNSLPLLAPMSEVAGRLAIQAGAHALEKAQGGNGTLLGGVTGVAPAKVLIIGGGVVGTNAAQIATGMGADVTLLDRSLSRLSQLDNELQGRVKCLYSTAQAIEKYALRADMVVGAVLLPGAKAPKLIDRDLISRMSAGSVLVDVAIDQGGCFETSKPTTHQEPTYIVDDVVHYCVANMPGAVPRTSTFALNNATLPFTLALADKGFKQAIRDDQNLLQGLNVHAGKVTYQAVAEVWDYDYVDALSAIA, encoded by the coding sequence ATGCTGATCGGTGTACCTAAAGAAATTAAGAACCACGAATATCGGGCCGGCCTAACGCCCTCCTCTGTACTTGAATTGACCCAGCGTGGTCATCACGTAATCGTGCAAACCCAAACCGGTATTGGCATTGGCCTTGACGACGCGGAGTATGAAAAAGCCGGTGCAAGCATTGTTAGCACGGCCAAAGAAATATTTGAACGCAGCGAAATGATCGTCAAGGTTAAAGAACCGCAACCCGATGAATGCAAAATGCTTAGCAGTGGCCAGGTTTTGTTCACGTATTTGCATTTAGCCCCGGATGAACTTCAAACGCGTTTATTAGTTGAATCAGGCGTTACCGCAATTGCCTATGAAACGGTAACCGGACCCGACAACTCATTACCATTGTTAGCCCCCATGAGTGAAGTTGCCGGACGTTTGGCGATTCAGGCAGGCGCACACGCCCTGGAAAAAGCCCAGGGTGGTAACGGCACTCTACTCGGTGGCGTAACCGGCGTGGCCCCCGCCAAGGTTTTGATCATCGGGGGAGGCGTCGTCGGCACGAACGCCGCGCAAATTGCTACTGGCATGGGTGCAGACGTGACTTTGCTGGATCGCTCGTTATCACGGCTTAGTCAGCTGGACAATGAACTGCAGGGACGCGTGAAATGTTTGTATTCCACCGCCCAGGCCATCGAAAAATACGCCCTAAGAGCCGATATGGTGGTTGGAGCGGTTTTACTGCCAGGTGCCAAAGCGCCTAAATTGATTGACCGCGACCTGATCAGCCGGATGAGCGCCGGATCGGTACTGGTGGACGTTGCAATTGATCAAGGCGGCTGTTTTGAAACATCCAAACCGACCACACATCAAGAGCCCACCTACATCGTGGACGATGTTGTGCATTACTGTGTAGCCAATATGCCAGGCGCTGTGCCACGCACGTCAACCTTTGCGTTGAATAACGCTACCCTGCCTTTCACACTGGCGCTTGCCGACAAAGGCTTCAAGCAGGCTATTCGTGACGATCAGAATTTACTGCAAGGCTTAAATGTGCACGCCGGAAAGGTGACCTATCAAGCCGTAGCCGAAGTGTGGGATTACGACTATGTGGATGCACTGAGCGCAATTGCCTAA